A single region of the Candidatus Zixiibacteriota bacterium genome encodes:
- a CDS encoding DUF1003 domain-containing protein, translated as WASQEYICLSCLNHYRSEYVGEILKDERGELTHLEGAVLESIKEQEVLSKNVDAEFDSKFTVGEKIADRVADFGGSWVFIIIFMTVIFIWIVINTSLLLSRPYDPYPFILLNLILSCLAALQAPVIMMSQNRQEAKDRLRAEHDYQVNLKAELEIRNISAKIDQLISHQWQRLLEIQRIQLEFMEDIDRRTGPEKKDN; from the coding sequence TGGGCTTCGCAGGAATATATCTGCCTTTCCTGTCTTAATCATTATCGAAGCGAATACGTTGGGGAGATTCTAAAAGATGAAAGGGGCGAGCTAACGCATCTTGAAGGAGCCGTATTGGAAAGCATAAAAGAACAAGAGGTGCTTTCCAAAAACGTTGACGCCGAATTTGACAGCAAATTTACAGTTGGTGAAAAAATCGCCGATCGCGTGGCCGATTTCGGTGGCAGTTGGGTTTTTATAATTATATTTATGACTGTCATCTTCATCTGGATAGTAATCAACACCTCGCTTCTTCTTTCTCGACCATATGACCCTTACCCCTTCATTCTTTTGAACTTGATACTATCTTGCCTGGCGGCCTTGCAGGCGCCGGTTATTATGATGAGCCAGAATCGGCAGGAAGCTAAGGATCGCCTCCGTGCCGAGCATGATTACCAGGTCAATCTTAAAGCCGAACTGGAAATTCGCAATATCAGTGCCAAAATAGATCAGCTGATTTCGCACCAATGGCAGAGACTACTTGAAATACAGAGAAT